The following proteins are encoded in a genomic region of Sulfurospirillum arsenophilum NBRC 109478:
- the flhB gene encoding flagellar biosynthesis protein FlhB codes for MADDQEKTEEPSSKKIDDARADGNVPKSQDTSAFITLVVALVAFLALLSWIESRVVYLYYYYQSLIGTEITKEATLQISMITFREIIFMVIPLSLAVAIAGILANVMQTGFIFTTKPLMPDFSKLDPMKGLANLFSMKKAVEAIKIILKVGVILWVCYYFLLSFTKELPTVIYFPLFDQLSWLKHKMLILVAVILILFLVLALADLLFVRFTYFKSLRMSKQELKDEYKQMEGDPKIKAKIRQIQMQMTKKRMMQEIPQADVVITNPTHYAVAIRYNQDKESAPKVIAKGTDFVALRIKELAMNYNIQIVENPPLARELYKKCNLGDIIPENLYKAVAEVLAFVYKSSKKPH; via the coding sequence GTGGCGGATGATCAAGAAAAGACGGAAGAACCCAGTTCCAAGAAGATTGATGATGCCAGAGCAGATGGCAATGTCCCCAAAAGCCAAGATACCAGTGCTTTTATCACATTGGTGGTGGCGCTCGTTGCTTTTTTAGCACTTTTATCGTGGATTGAATCTCGCGTTGTCTATCTCTACTATTATTACCAATCACTTATTGGAACCGAAATAACCAAAGAGGCGACACTGCAAATCTCGATGATTACATTTCGGGAAATTATTTTTATGGTGATCCCTCTATCTTTAGCCGTTGCTATTGCCGGTATCTTAGCGAATGTCATGCAAACAGGATTTATTTTTACCACCAAACCACTCATGCCTGATTTCTCAAAATTAGATCCAATGAAAGGGCTAGCCAATCTTTTTTCGATGAAAAAAGCGGTTGAAGCGATTAAAATTATTTTAAAAGTGGGTGTTATTTTATGGGTGTGCTACTATTTTTTACTCTCGTTTACAAAAGAGCTTCCAACGGTGATCTATTTTCCTCTTTTTGATCAACTTTCATGGTTAAAGCATAAGATGCTTATTTTAGTAGCGGTTATTCTTATTTTATTTTTAGTGTTGGCCCTAGCAGACCTGTTATTTGTTCGCTTTACCTACTTTAAAAGTTTGCGAATGAGCAAGCAAGAACTGAAAGATGAATACAAGCAGATGGAAGGTGATCCTAAGATCAAAGCCAAAATCAGGCAAATTCAGATGCAAATGACCAAAAAACGCATGATGCAGGAGATTCCTCAAGCGGATGTGGTCATCACCAATCCAACGCACTATGCTGTCGCTATTCGTTACAATCAAGATAAAGAATCTGCACCAAAAGTCATCGCAAAAGGGACAGATTTTGTAGCCCTTCGGATTAAAGAACTTGCAATGAACTATAACATTCAAATTGTTGAAAATCCACCATTGGCGAGAGAGCTCTATAAAAAATGCAATCTAGGTGATATTATCCCTGAAAATCTCTATAAAGCGGTTGCAGAAGTTCTTGCATTCGTTTACAAAAGTTCTAAAAAACCGCACTAA
- the lpxC gene encoding UDP-3-O-acyl-N-acetylglucosamine deacetylase, producing MKQTTLAKAVSGVGIGLHKGEPIQIRLEPLEANSGILFYRSDVGLLVQALPQNVVNTQMATVIGNSSAYISTIEHLLSAVYAYGIDNIRVVLDGAEVPVMDGSSASFCMMLDEAGTRKLDATKQVLIIKKEVEVQDGKKFARVTPSLKPTYSFMIDFAHPSIGKQEFSFEFSKKNFIEEIARARTFGFLKDVQMLRSRGLALGGSLDNAVVMDDNKILNPEGLRFSNEFVRHKILDAIGDLSLLGAPFLGDYTSYAGSHNLNHELTKAILRDPSNYEIRTLSVEKAQEFEKVYA from the coding sequence GTGAAACAGACCACATTAGCCAAAGCGGTTAGCGGTGTAGGAATTGGGCTTCACAAAGGAGAACCAATTCAAATACGCCTTGAACCTCTTGAAGCAAATAGCGGTATTCTTTTTTACCGAAGCGATGTAGGATTATTAGTTCAAGCATTGCCTCAAAATGTTGTTAATACTCAAATGGCTACAGTTATTGGGAACTCAAGTGCTTATATCTCTACGATTGAGCATCTTCTTTCTGCCGTTTATGCTTATGGCATTGATAATATTAGAGTGGTACTAGATGGGGCTGAAGTCCCTGTTATGGATGGAAGTAGTGCCAGCTTTTGCATGATGCTTGATGAAGCAGGAACACGTAAACTTGATGCAACAAAACAAGTGTTGATCATCAAAAAAGAGGTAGAAGTGCAAGATGGTAAAAAATTTGCACGTGTAACACCTAGTTTGAAACCTACTTATAGTTTTATGATTGATTTTGCGCATCCTTCCATTGGTAAACAGGAGTTTAGTTTTGAATTTAGCAAGAAAAATTTTATTGAAGAGATAGCAAGAGCTCGTACATTTGGTTTTTTAAAAGATGTTCAGATGCTACGTTCACGTGGACTTGCCCTTGGTGGATCGCTTGATAATGCAGTTGTTATGGATGATAATAAGATTTTAAATCCAGAAGGATTACGCTTCTCTAATGAGTTTGTGAGGCATAAAATCTTAGATGCAATTGGTGATCTATCGCTCTTAGGGGCACCTTTTTTAGGTGATTATACATCCTATGCAGGCAGTCACAATTTGAATCATGAACTCACCAAAGCAATTTTACGAGATCCAAGTAATTATGAGATTAGAACGCTCAGTGTGGAAAAAGCACAAGAGTTTGAAAAGGTTTACGCATAA
- a CDS encoding M23 family metallopeptidase, which yields MKQQRKSSIAGMVLGFIFLVLVGGVAFVFNSSLFEREAPQIVLSKEIDWNLKDPIKVQVADASGIRFARATLFDGEKSVVLETKEFKTAEKTVELNLLFPKTGFGANKKVFELTIEAVDSSKWNFFAGNSVSAKSVIKVDTKRPEVNIIGSSYKIMKGGVATVIFKAQDEAMKSLYVETNFGKKFYPTPFYKEGYYITLVAWPTHIESFTASVVAIDRAGNLTKSHVPYFLQDKKYKTSTIALEDRFLDGKISDLIAEVAPERSSLTKLEKFKFVNEDMRKGNEANILKVTSNVPTEQMNGFYLKPFYPLRNGKVVASFGDHRFYEYDKKPTSESYHLGLDLASNAQAAMQSSNDGVVVFARENGIYGNNIIISHGLGVYSLYGHCSSYMVKEGDVVKAGESIAKTGLTGLALGDHLHFGMYVQGVDVRPEEWMDEVWLKESVFNVIESAKKIMDR from the coding sequence ATGAAACAACAAAGAAAATCATCCATAGCAGGCATGGTGCTAGGGTTTATTTTTTTAGTCTTAGTAGGTGGAGTTGCATTTGTATTTAACTCTAGTTTGTTTGAAAGAGAAGCTCCTCAAATCGTTCTTTCTAAAGAGATAGATTGGAATTTAAAAGATCCTATTAAAGTTCAAGTAGCAGATGCAAGTGGGATTCGTTTTGCACGTGCGACGCTCTTTGATGGCGAAAAAAGTGTTGTCTTAGAGACGAAAGAGTTTAAAACAGCTGAAAAAACTGTTGAGTTAAATCTCTTATTTCCCAAAACAGGTTTCGGTGCCAATAAAAAAGTATTTGAATTAACCATTGAAGCTGTTGATAGTAGTAAGTGGAATTTTTTTGCAGGCAATAGTGTTAGTGCAAAATCGGTGATTAAAGTCGATACCAAAAGACCTGAAGTAAATATTATTGGAAGTTCGTATAAGATTATGAAGGGTGGCGTTGCAACCGTTATTTTTAAAGCACAAGATGAAGCGATGAAGTCACTTTATGTCGAAACAAATTTTGGCAAGAAATTTTACCCAACACCATTTTACAAGGAAGGGTATTATATTACTTTAGTTGCTTGGCCTACACATATTGAAAGTTTTACGGCTTCTGTTGTAGCCATAGATCGAGCAGGAAACTTAACAAAATCGCATGTCCCTTATTTTTTACAAGATAAAAAGTATAAAACATCGACGATTGCACTAGAAGATCGTTTTTTAGATGGTAAGATTTCTGATTTGATCGCTGAGGTAGCTCCTGAACGCTCTTCCCTCACAAAATTAGAAAAATTTAAATTTGTTAATGAAGATATGCGAAAAGGCAATGAAGCAAATATTTTAAAGGTAACTTCGAATGTTCCAACTGAGCAGATGAATGGTTTTTACCTAAAACCTTTTTATCCATTGCGTAATGGTAAAGTTGTCGCAAGTTTTGGAGATCATCGTTTTTATGAGTATGATAAAAAACCTACCAGTGAATCCTACCATTTAGGGCTTGATCTTGCGAGTAATGCGCAAGCAGCAATGCAATCTTCTAATGATGGCGTTGTTGTATTTGCACGAGAAAATGGTATTTATGGTAATAACATCATTATCTCTCATGGTTTGGGCGTCTATTCACTTTATGGACACTGCTCAAGTTATATGGTGAAAGAGGGCGATGTGGTAAAAGCAGGAGAGTCTATTGCCAAAACAGGTTTAACCGGTTTAGCCCTTGGAGATCACCTTCACTTTGGTATGTACGTTCAAGGCGTTGATGTCAGACCTGAAGAATGGATGGATGAAGTATGGCTTAAAGAAAGCGTCTTTAATGTAATAGAATCAGCAAAGAAGATTATGGATCGATGA
- the thrB gene encoding homoserine kinase: MKIKIPATSANLGPGFDCLGLAIALYNEVSIKPSSYHSISVKGEGEENAKLKKNNIFVSIFYDIYQELVGKKDPFRFEFYNNIPFSRGLGSSSAVIVGAIASAYEMAGVKASRESILNKAILYETHPDNIAPAVYGGFTSSVVENGKVRTLKKVLSEKLKVVMVIPDRPMSTAHSRTLLPKTYLMKNVVYNLSRASLLTAAFFSENWEFLRAASRDCMHEHRRMRQLKELFEVREIALKSGALMSTLSGSGSSFFNLVKAEDAPKVAIALKNAFEMFRVEIFELDNNGFEIVKS; encoded by the coding sequence GTGAAGATAAAAATACCAGCGACCAGTGCTAATTTAGGGCCCGGATTTGATTGTCTAGGTCTTGCCATTGCACTTTATAATGAAGTGAGCATTAAGCCTTCAAGTTATCACAGTATCTCTGTGAAAGGCGAAGGCGAAGAGAATGCAAAGCTTAAAAAGAACAATATTTTTGTCTCTATTTTTTACGATATTTATCAAGAGTTAGTCGGTAAAAAAGATCCTTTCAGGTTTGAGTTTTATAACAATATTCCTTTCTCTCGCGGGTTGGGAAGTAGTTCTGCCGTTATTGTGGGTGCCATTGCAAGTGCCTATGAAATGGCTGGTGTGAAGGCAAGTAGAGAGAGTATTTTAAATAAAGCTATATTATATGAAACCCATCCAGACAATATCGCTCCTGCCGTTTATGGAGGATTTACAAGCTCTGTGGTTGAAAATGGTAAAGTAAGAACATTAAAAAAAGTCTTGAGTGAAAAGCTTAAAGTGGTGATGGTTATTCCTGATCGTCCCATGTCCACAGCACATTCAAGGACACTGCTTCCTAAAACGTACTTGATGAAAAATGTGGTCTATAATCTCTCTCGTGCTTCTTTACTGACGGCGGCTTTCTTTAGTGAGAATTGGGAGTTTTTGAGGGCTGCATCGAGGGATTGTATGCATGAACACCGTCGTATGAGGCAACTGAAGGAACTTTTTGAAGTGCGTGAGATTGCTTTAAAAAGTGGAGCACTCATGAGTACACTCTCGGGCAGTGGCTCATCGTTTTTTAATCTCGTTAAGGCGGAAGACGCTCCAAAGGTTGCAATAGCGCTTAAAAATGCGTTTGAAATGTTTAGAGTAGAAATCTTTGAATTAGATAATAACGGTTTTGAAATCGTAAAAAGCTGA
- the minC gene encoding septum site-determining protein MinC: MKVTQKNVRVFHIEIDDEASFLDYFRKNSLLLKEFFLLIEGNITKNIAFVLEQSGVCYKEINHCAIRFGGIKKETPLLEDEPKKEVISEIISEEPKQLPKLKLYDRPIRSGEEIVESLPIVIFGRVNSGAKVFCEESMSIYGIIDGLVQCDGEYVVLSGISPRGHLIFNGEIVDREMLKLNVLQKIVMRDNVIEIKEVV; this comes from the coding sequence ATGAAAGTAACGCAAAAAAATGTGAGAGTGTTTCACATCGAAATTGATGATGAAGCCTCTTTTTTAGACTATTTTAGAAAGAATAGCCTTCTTTTGAAGGAATTCTTTTTGCTTATTGAAGGTAATATAACCAAAAACATTGCTTTCGTTTTAGAGCAAAGTGGCGTCTGTTATAAAGAGATCAATCACTGTGCTATTCGCTTTGGTGGCATTAAAAAAGAAACACCTCTTCTTGAAGACGAACCCAAAAAAGAGGTTATTTCAGAAATAATTTCTGAAGAACCAAAACAGTTGCCAAAACTTAAACTGTATGATCGTCCAATTCGTTCAGGAGAAGAGATTGTTGAGAGTTTGCCAATTGTTATTTTTGGTCGTGTTAACAGTGGTGCCAAGGTCTTTTGTGAAGAGAGTATGAGTATTTATGGTATTATTGACGGATTAGTGCAGTGCGATGGGGAATATGTCGTACTCAGTGGCATCAGTCCAAGAGGACATCTCATTTTTAATGGTGAGATTGTAGATAGAGAAATGCTCAAACTTAATGTACTTCAAAAAATCGTTATGCGCGATAACGTTATTGAAATAAAGGAAGTTGTGTGA
- a CDS encoding DHH family phosphoesterase, which translates to MMYQQAWKRMLEANHIVIVSHVHPDGDTLGSALALYDVLIRAGKKVTHYNKNSELPLVYDFLPGYSKIKNSLPKSFDLVVSCDCSTRDRLKIPEGDYEIINIDHHLTNHYFGDMNLVVDHFSSAGMVVYELLKANAIEMSKECAICLYTAMADDTGFFLYGDMDELTFTIIAQLVKCGANPKEIASKVKRREPLSKIRLYGYMLNHFDLYENGRIATIIFDKATLEATGARRHDTKNIVNMLRSIVNVTIAIMILEEKEGGYKVSLRSKDINVSKIALEYQGGGHKTAAGFEVPACDPKILRDAIVEKIKRIDKE; encoded by the coding sequence ATGATGTATCAACAAGCGTGGAAGCGTATGCTTGAAGCCAATCACATTGTTATTGTCTCACACGTACATCCCGATGGCGATACATTAGGTAGTGCATTAGCACTGTATGACGTACTCATTCGTGCTGGTAAAAAAGTAACGCATTACAATAAAAATAGTGAACTTCCATTGGTATATGACTTTTTGCCAGGCTATTCGAAGATTAAAAATAGTTTGCCAAAAAGCTTTGATTTAGTGGTAAGTTGTGACTGTTCAACACGCGATAGACTCAAAATTCCTGAAGGTGATTATGAGATTATCAACATTGATCATCACCTCACGAACCACTATTTTGGGGATATGAATCTTGTAGTCGATCATTTTTCAAGTGCTGGCATGGTTGTGTATGAGCTTTTGAAAGCGAATGCTATTGAGATGAGTAAAGAGTGTGCAATATGTCTTTATACCGCCATGGCAGATGATACAGGGTTTTTTCTCTACGGTGATATGGATGAGTTAACCTTTACGATTATTGCGCAGTTGGTTAAATGCGGTGCAAACCCGAAAGAGATTGCGTCTAAAGTTAAGCGAAGAGAGCCACTTTCAAAAATAAGACTCTATGGCTATATGTTGAACCATTTTGATCTTTATGAAAATGGACGAATTGCCACGATTATTTTTGATAAGGCAACGCTTGAAGCAACAGGAGCAAGGCGACACGATACTAAAAATATCGTCAATATGCTCAGAAGTATCGTTAATGTAACCATTGCGATAATGATTTTAGAGGAAAAAGAGGGAGGCTATAAAGTCTCATTGCGGAGTAAAGATATTAACGTTTCAAAGATTGCTTTGGAGTATCAAGGAGGTGGTCATAAGACTGCCGCAGGTTTTGAAGTGCCAGCATGTGATCCCAAAATACTTCGAGATGCAATTGTTGAAAAAATAAAAAGGATAGACAAAGAATGA